A stretch of the Archangium violaceum genome encodes the following:
- a CDS encoding SPFH domain-containing protein yields the protein MDLPIVVSGIAGGLFFLFCSAFIVSRFYRQVDQGRALIVNPFKGEPIVTFTGAIVWPIINRAEVMDIALKTIEIDRRGKEGLICQDNIRADIKVTFFVRVNKTREDVLKVAQSIGCARASDQETLEHLFEAKFSEALKTVGKSFDFEELYTKRDAIKDQVVQVIGKDLNGYMLEDCAIDFLEQTPVEMLDKDNILDAQGIRKITELTSVQNIHTNEFRQSERMAITKRNVEADEAIFALERQRAEAAAKQKREIDSIQARETAEAERVKAEEFAKQQLARIKAEEEIQINDQNKHRQVEVAQKNRERVVGVEAERVEKDRALEAINREREVELSRIGKEKQLEAEKKAIADVVRARIAVEKGVAEEEERIKDLRVKAEAMRRKDALLITAEAQAQEKLVKDIKAAEASNEVSKFSAKEKLTLAEAELQAADMTAKAKMRLSEGIQAEEAAHGLAEVRVKEADALAIEKQGMATVRVKEAEAAVIEKQGMAQATVLKERGLAEAAAAREKLLAEAAGEKEKGLARASIGEAEAMAIQKRGEAEAIATREKLLAEAKAIEEKLLAEARGLAEKAESMKLLQGATREHEEFRLRLQKERDVELATIQVRKDIAEAQSKVLAETMGNAKVNIVGGDGQFFERFIKAISVGQSFDGALDQSEVLRKAFGGYLNGEKDLSADLKEILSKPGLTNDAQNLAMAALLHRMAPNPTAAAASNLKSLVEAEPVRTSAPEKTQG from the coding sequence ATGGATCTGCCAATCGTCGTATCCGGAATCGCGGGAGGACTCTTCTTCCTCTTCTGTTCCGCCTTCATCGTCTCCAGGTTCTACCGTCAGGTGGATCAGGGACGTGCGCTGATCGTCAACCCCTTCAAGGGAGAGCCGATCGTCACCTTCACCGGTGCCATCGTGTGGCCCATCATCAACCGGGCCGAGGTGATGGACATCGCCTTGAAGACGATCGAGATCGATCGCCGCGGCAAGGAAGGCCTGATCTGCCAGGACAACATCCGCGCGGACATCAAGGTCACCTTCTTCGTCCGGGTGAACAAGACGCGCGAGGACGTGCTCAAGGTGGCCCAGTCCATCGGCTGCGCCCGCGCCAGCGATCAGGAGACCCTGGAGCACCTCTTCGAGGCCAAGTTCTCCGAGGCCCTCAAGACGGTGGGCAAGAGCTTCGACTTCGAGGAGCTTTACACCAAGCGGGATGCCATCAAGGACCAGGTCGTCCAGGTGATCGGCAAGGACCTCAACGGCTACATGCTCGAGGACTGCGCCATCGACTTCCTGGAGCAGACCCCCGTCGAGATGCTGGACAAGGACAACATCCTCGACGCGCAGGGCATCCGGAAGATCACCGAGCTCACCTCCGTCCAGAACATCCACACCAACGAGTTCCGCCAGAGCGAGCGCATGGCCATCACCAAGCGCAACGTCGAGGCGGACGAGGCCATCTTCGCCCTCGAGCGCCAGCGTGCCGAGGCCGCGGCCAAGCAGAAGCGCGAGATCGACTCCATCCAGGCCCGTGAGACCGCCGAGGCCGAGCGCGTGAAGGCCGAGGAGTTCGCCAAGCAGCAGCTGGCGCGCATCAAGGCCGAGGAGGAGATCCAGATCAACGATCAGAACAAGCACCGTCAGGTGGAGGTGGCCCAGAAGAACCGCGAGCGCGTGGTCGGCGTGGAGGCCGAGCGCGTGGAGAAGGATCGCGCCCTGGAGGCCATCAACCGCGAGCGCGAGGTGGAGCTGTCGCGCATCGGCAAGGAGAAGCAGCTCGAGGCCGAGAAGAAGGCCATCGCCGACGTGGTGCGCGCCCGCATCGCCGTGGAGAAGGGCGTGGCCGAGGAGGAGGAGCGCATCAAGGATCTGCGCGTGAAGGCCGAGGCCATGCGCCGCAAGGACGCGCTGCTCATCACCGCCGAGGCCCAGGCGCAGGAGAAGCTCGTCAAGGACATCAAGGCCGCCGAGGCCAGCAACGAGGTGTCCAAGTTCTCCGCCAAGGAGAAGCTCACCCTGGCCGAGGCCGAGCTGCAGGCCGCCGACATGACGGCCAAGGCGAAGATGCGCCTGTCCGAGGGCATCCAGGCCGAGGAGGCCGCTCACGGTCTGGCCGAGGTGCGCGTGAAGGAGGCGGACGCGCTCGCCATCGAGAAGCAGGGCATGGCCACCGTGCGCGTGAAGGAGGCCGAGGCCGCCGTCATCGAGAAGCAGGGCATGGCCCAGGCCACCGTCCTCAAGGAGCGCGGTCTCGCCGAGGCCGCCGCCGCCCGCGAGAAGCTGCTCGCCGAGGCCGCCGGTGAGAAGGAGAAGGGGCTGGCCCGCGCGAGCATCGGCGAGGCCGAGGCCATGGCCATCCAGAAGCGCGGCGAGGCCGAGGCCATCGCCACCCGCGAGAAGCTGCTCGCCGAGGCGAAGGCCATCGAGGAGAAGCTGCTCGCCGAGGCCCGCGGTCTGGCCGAGAAGGCCGAGTCCATGAAGCTGCTCCAGGGCGCCACCCGCGAGCACGAGGAGTTCCGCCTGCGCCTGCAGAAGGAGCGCGACGTGGAGCTCGCCACCATCCAGGTGCGCAAGGACATCGCCGAGGCCCAGTCCAAGGTGCTCGCCGAGACCATGGGCAACGCCAAGGTCAACATCGTCGGCGGCGACGGCCAGTTCTTCGAGCGCTTCATCAAGGCCATCTCCGTGGGTCAGTCCTTCGATGGCGCGCTCGACCAGAGCGAGGTGCTGCGCAAGGCCTTCGGGGGCTACCTCAACGGCGAGAAGGATCTGTCGGCGGACCTCAAGGAGATCCTCTCCAAGCCGGGTCTCACCAACGACGCGCAGAACCTGGCCATGGCCGCCCTGCTGCACCGCATGGCGCCCAACCCCACGGCCGCGGCGGCCTCCAACCTCAAGTCGCTCGTGGAGGCCGAGCCCGTCCGGACGTCGGCTCCCGAGAAGACCCAGGGCTGA
- a CDS encoding S1 RNA-binding domain-containing protein, whose product MSDEKNGSVGSGGGGAGGFGPKKPKATFGDVMLGIPAGRGGEREERGGRDRDRGSDRPRGERGGEREARPAKPEGEAGAQQGQGAPREERRPRGGGDRGGRGGDRGGRGGERRPQGPMVVVKRASGAVETRGPVTPAPSSTAPAETAVTTEAPTEAPAETAAPVASATPAPKAPPAPAPSSALYEEVPESQSFAEMFEAQQKEGGVPARRSVRIGEKVTGTIFQLGADTAFVSLSNAKSEAMIELRELKDDEGVLRYGVGDTIEAHVIEAGARGILLSRALAKGSANMAMLAEARASGMPVEGMVLSVNKGGVEVAIGDVRAFCPISQLDIRFVEKPDQFIGEKLTFRVTEVRDRNVVLSRRSLLEEEQRQLAAKTRETLSEGKVVKGRVTGVRDFGAFVDLGGVEGMIPVSEMSYMRVAHPSDVVKQGDEVEVEILRMEPAQPNSPDKSKQKERITLSMRARQEDPFKTALAEIKEGDRLQGKVVRLQPFGAFVELRPGVDGLVHISALSERRIAHPRDVVQVGETIWVQVEKIDANDKRIGLRRITEEEAQRPAEERPAAAAEEKKPAEPAAPRPKVGQVVVGKVDRIEPYGVFLVFPGGKGLIPASETGTERGTDLRKKFSLGQELKVALVDIDASGKIRLSITAAERAEERAEVEAWTKSQQPVGGGKKGLGTFADLFKQKMGK is encoded by the coding sequence GTGAGCGACGAGAAGAACGGTTCCGTGGGTTCTGGTGGCGGTGGTGCGGGGGGCTTCGGTCCCAAGAAGCCCAAGGCCACCTTTGGCGACGTGATGCTCGGCATCCCGGCGGGCCGTGGCGGCGAGCGCGAGGAGCGCGGTGGCCGTGACCGGGACCGCGGTTCGGATCGCCCGCGCGGTGAGCGGGGAGGCGAGCGCGAGGCCCGTCCGGCGAAGCCGGAGGGCGAGGCGGGTGCCCAGCAGGGTCAGGGCGCGCCCCGTGAGGAGCGCCGGCCGCGCGGTGGTGGCGATCGGGGTGGCCGTGGCGGCGACCGCGGTGGCAGGGGCGGCGAGCGTCGGCCCCAGGGCCCCATGGTGGTCGTGAAGCGCGCCTCGGGCGCGGTGGAGACGCGTGGCCCGGTGACTCCGGCTCCGTCGTCGACCGCTCCGGCCGAGACCGCGGTGACCACCGAGGCCCCGACCGAGGCCCCGGCCGAGACGGCCGCTCCGGTTGCCTCGGCGACCCCGGCTCCCAAGGCTCCTCCCGCGCCGGCTCCCAGCAGCGCGCTCTATGAGGAGGTCCCCGAGTCCCAGTCCTTCGCGGAGATGTTCGAGGCGCAGCAGAAGGAGGGCGGCGTGCCGGCCCGGCGCTCGGTGCGCATCGGCGAGAAGGTGACGGGCACGATCTTCCAGCTCGGCGCGGACACGGCCTTCGTGTCGCTGTCCAACGCCAAGAGCGAGGCGATGATCGAGCTGCGCGAGCTCAAGGACGACGAGGGCGTGCTGCGCTACGGAGTGGGTGACACCATCGAGGCGCACGTCATCGAGGCGGGCGCTCGGGGCATCCTGCTCAGCCGCGCGCTGGCCAAGGGCAGCGCCAACATGGCGATGCTGGCCGAGGCCCGCGCCTCCGGCATGCCGGTGGAGGGCATGGTCCTCTCCGTGAACAAGGGCGGCGTGGAGGTGGCGATCGGCGACGTGCGCGCGTTCTGCCCCATCAGCCAGCTCGACATCCGCTTCGTGGAGAAGCCGGATCAGTTCATCGGCGAGAAGCTCACGTTCCGCGTCACCGAGGTGCGGGATCGCAACGTGGTGCTCTCGCGCCGCTCCCTGCTCGAGGAGGAGCAGCGCCAGCTGGCCGCCAAGACGCGCGAGACGCTCTCCGAGGGCAAGGTGGTCAAGGGCAGGGTCACCGGCGTGCGTGACTTCGGCGCCTTCGTGGACCTGGGTGGAGTCGAGGGCATGATCCCCGTCTCCGAGATGTCCTACATGCGCGTGGCCCACCCGAGCGACGTGGTGAAGCAGGGCGACGAGGTGGAGGTGGAGATCCTCCGCATGGAGCCCGCGCAGCCCAACTCGCCGGACAAGTCCAAGCAGAAGGAGCGGATCACCCTCTCCATGCGCGCCCGTCAGGAGGATCCCTTCAAGACGGCGCTCGCGGAGATCAAGGAGGGCGACCGTCTGCAGGGCAAGGTGGTGCGGTTGCAGCCCTTCGGCGCCTTCGTGGAGCTGCGTCCGGGCGTGGACGGCCTGGTGCACATCTCCGCGCTGTCCGAGCGCCGCATCGCGCACCCGCGCGACGTGGTGCAGGTGGGCGAGACCATCTGGGTGCAGGTGGAGAAGATCGACGCCAACGACAAGCGCATCGGCCTGCGCCGCATCACCGAGGAGGAGGCCCAGCGCCCCGCCGAGGAGCGTCCGGCCGCCGCCGCCGAGGAGAAGAAGCCCGCCGAGCCCGCGGCGCCTCGCCCGAAGGTGGGCCAGGTGGTGGTGGGCAAGGTGGATCGCATCGAGCCCTACGGCGTGTTCCTCGTGTTCCCGGGCGGCAAGGGTCTCATTCCCGCCTCCGAGACGGGCACCGAGCGTGGCACGGATCTGCGCAAGAAGTTCTCGCTCGGCCAGGAGCTGAAGGTGGCCCTCGTGGACATCGACGCCTCCGGGAAGATCCGCCTCTCCATCACCGCCGCCGAGCGGGCCGAGGAGCGCGCGGAGGTCGAGGCGTGGACGAAGAGCCAGCAGCCCGTCGGTGGTGGCAAGAAGGGACTGGGCACCTTCGCCGATCTGTTCAAGCAGAAGATGGGCAAGTAG
- a CDS encoding DNA topoisomerase IB, with product MTHIERLRQDGIRRLGSPKRGFQYKQSNGKPVPARERERIEALKIPPAWTDVLISPSPTSKLQAMGKDGAGRWQYRYHESFTKRREAEKYERIVDFARALPRLRRRVAADLRKPGLGRDKVMACLLRILGTCFIRAGSQQYADENQSFGLATLRAKHVKVKGDTVIFDFPGKSGKQQHRELKDRQVARIVRECLKLPGRDVFKFRLDDGFVVDVRRRHINEYIQEVMGARYSAKDFRTWGGTLICACALARAKERVRQEAAKSGQKVAKKTMVAAVKEVAEHLGNTPAVARDSYIYPSVLAMFEKGHVVERYFDSVEELARHEKPALHCSEKALLEMIEDGKRPAAV from the coding sequence ATGACGCATATCGAGAGACTGCGACAGGATGGAATCCGTCGGCTCGGGAGCCCCAAGCGAGGCTTCCAGTACAAGCAGTCGAACGGGAAGCCGGTACCGGCTCGGGAACGCGAGCGCATCGAGGCGCTGAAGATTCCGCCCGCGTGGACGGACGTGTTGATCAGCCCGTCACCCACGTCGAAGCTGCAGGCCATGGGGAAGGACGGCGCGGGGCGGTGGCAGTACCGCTACCACGAGTCCTTCACGAAGCGACGCGAGGCGGAGAAGTACGAGCGGATCGTCGACTTCGCGAGGGCGCTGCCCAGGCTGCGGCGGCGGGTGGCGGCGGATCTGCGCAAGCCGGGGTTGGGACGAGACAAGGTGATGGCGTGCCTGCTGCGGATCCTCGGGACGTGCTTCATCCGTGCGGGGAGCCAGCAGTACGCGGACGAGAACCAGAGCTTCGGGCTGGCCACGCTTCGGGCGAAGCACGTCAAGGTGAAGGGCGACACGGTCATCTTCGACTTCCCGGGCAAGAGCGGGAAGCAGCAGCACCGGGAGTTGAAGGATCGGCAGGTGGCTCGCATCGTGCGCGAGTGCCTGAAGCTGCCGGGACGGGACGTCTTCAAGTTCCGGTTGGACGACGGGTTCGTGGTGGACGTGCGGCGGCGCCACATCAACGAGTACATCCAGGAAGTGATGGGGGCGCGCTACAGCGCGAAGGACTTCCGCACGTGGGGCGGGACGCTCATCTGCGCGTGCGCGCTGGCCCGGGCGAAGGAGCGGGTGCGCCAGGAAGCCGCGAAGAGCGGACAGAAGGTCGCGAAGAAGACGATGGTGGCGGCGGTGAAGGAGGTGGCCGAGCACCTGGGGAACACGCCCGCGGTGGCGAGGGACTCGTACATCTATCCCTCGGTGCTGGCGATGTTCGAGAAGGGGCACGTGGTGGAGCGCTACTTCGATTCCGTGGAGGAGTTGGCGCGGCACGAGAAGCCCGCGCTGCACTGCTCGGAGAAGGCCCTGCTGGAGATGATCGAGGACGGCAAGCGGCCCGCGGCGGTGTAG
- a CDS encoding 2OG-Fe(II) oxygenase, with amino-acid sequence MSEYVTHRDAMKGARLEALREALLSSRFVARSPLMGTFQSSRGFAFIFTETGRLTLEERFPFLRDYLALVMDPASSRGLLPWRERLFGPSRERRKPNAFYLNLLLLEPGRSVGRHIDATLQEPSGVPGATPEHVSVLYLNVPEGAKGGALVFSRGSQLLGEVRPRPGMLVHFRGELTHEVRPFTGGPEQALRASLVCEQYAFEPEALARLPELRIQSKAGFAAYLEAHRERGT; translated from the coding sequence ATGAGCGAGTACGTCACCCACCGCGACGCCATGAAGGGAGCGAGGTTGGAGGCCCTCCGGGAGGCCCTGCTCTCGTCGCGTTTCGTGGCGCGCAGCCCCTTGATGGGGACGTTCCAGAGCAGCCGGGGCTTCGCGTTCATCTTCACGGAGACGGGACGGCTGACGCTGGAAGAGCGCTTCCCCTTCCTCCGGGACTACCTGGCGCTGGTGATGGATCCGGCGAGCTCGCGGGGGCTGCTGCCCTGGCGTGAGCGGCTCTTCGGCCCGAGCAGGGAGCGACGAAAGCCGAACGCCTTCTACTTGAACCTGCTGCTGCTGGAGCCCGGGCGGAGTGTGGGCCGGCACATCGACGCGACGCTGCAGGAGCCGAGCGGGGTCCCAGGAGCAACGCCCGAGCACGTGAGCGTGCTCTACCTGAACGTGCCCGAGGGCGCGAAGGGAGGCGCGCTGGTGTTCTCGCGAGGAAGCCAGCTCCTGGGCGAGGTGCGTCCGAGGCCTGGGATGCTGGTGCACTTCCGGGGGGAGCTGACGCACGAGGTACGGCCCTTCACGGGAGGTCCGGAACAGGCGCTGCGGGCGAGCCTCGTCTGCGAGCAGTACGCGTTCGAGCCCGAGGCACTCGCGCGCCTGCCGGAGCTCCGCATCCAGTCCAAGGCGGGCTTCGCGGCGTATCTCGAGGCACACCGCGAGCGCGGCACGTAA